Below is a genomic region from Aricia agestis chromosome 16, ilAriAges1.1, whole genome shotgun sequence.
GAGCGATACCGAGCAGTGCCGAGCGGCACCGAGCGGCACCGAGCGGCACCGAGCGACGTCGCGGCCCTCCACCCGCCCGCGccgatattttatattacaagaCGCTACTGCGATAATATCGCAACCGAGTATCGTACGTTACCATCACAACATTTCATTCCTTAAACTTAAATTAAACGCTAAAAGTAGCAGCCGCGCCGCGGGCGTCACCGACGGGGAGGTTCGACTAGACGGACACGAGTTAGCGACGAGCTCACCGCTCGTCGCCGACGCCGGCGCGCGGCACGCCGGAGTGAGTGATAGTGTAAAATCACAATATGTTCGATTGCAAACCAACGTTCATTGTAAAAAGCTGCTTCAAAAAATCGAGCGGCCGCGCTGGCCGGTGCGGCGGAGGCTCGCGAGCGTCCTCAGTGGGCGGGGGGCGGCAGGCGGCGGGGCTAGGGCGGGGcgccggccgccgccgcgcgctaCACGAAGTCGCGGCGGCGCGCGGACGCCGAGCCCGGGCTGCCCCCCGcccccgcgccccccgcgcccggCGGCGACGGCGGCGTCGGCACCGCGGGCGCCGCGCCCTTGCTCCGCGCCTGCCGGAAATATGCAcactttataatttaattacaaaaatattctaaGTTAAGGAAAGCCATGTAGTTATTGGCCGTTTCAAAACTAGCTTTACTATTTTTTTGCAATAGACTTGTTTCCTATTGTTTTTTCTTACTCGTTTTGAAGTAGCCAGTAACTGGAGGATTGTCTTAATTggaataattatacaaaaattgAATGTTACTTTTGTCCTCCTTTTTCTGGCGAGCGCGCCGTCTCTGTCGAGGCGCTCGATGCGGTCGGGCCGCTCGGGGCGGTCGCTCTTGTCCGTCCTCTCCGGGCGATCGGTACGTTCGGATCGCTCTCCTCGATCCGTTCTATCGGTGCGGTCGGACCTCTCGCCTCGATCGGATCTGTCGGTTCGGTCGGGCCTCTCCCCTCGATCCGTTCGGTCGGTGCGATCCGATCTCTCGCCTCGATCGGATCTGTCGGTGCGGTCGGATCGCTCCGTGTCTGGGGTCGCGTCGTTGGGGTCCGCCCCGAGTCGCGACGCCAGCATCGTCAGCAGCTCCTCCACCCTCCCCAACTGTGATTGTTATATATTTCATTAAACAATGAAAACGAGATGAGGTTTCCATTGGGaagatacataaaaaatatattatctcaaTAAATTACGTCTACTATGCAAAAATAACATAGAAGAATCTTATAATTGCTTGTAGTGTCGattcttggtggaaattaatTTCAAACACAAATTAAACACCATATTACGTGCACTGTTTCCACTATATTTAGAATATAGTGGAAACAGTGCACGTAATATGGtcttttatttgtgtttacATAGACATAGAAGAAGGCGCATTGTAATATTTTCACCtcaatcaatattattttttataatattaagaatttgAAAGAACGTGGATCAgaacgtttttttttacaaaaagtgaCGTCACAATCGTTTCGTTAATACTTTGCTacaatcttttatttttaactttttacaaacaaaaatacaagaCTGTCAACGTCACTTTATATCGTTTTCGCTTCGGAATTTAAGCAGTGAGTTTGCAATATCGTACCCAGTAGGTAATGTAGCTTTTTGAGACAGTCATATTACCAAATGGAAAGccttgaaaagttgaacattttattgtatgacaaaaatctctcaaccatgggagaaaaacaGTAAACGAGagtataaacattaaaaaaacaccATAATacattattgcatcaatttgcATCAATgtatatggcaaacttgaggaaagagttttttagtatattgtttcatatttaaagaaatattgtatgagataacaataaaatgctgaatattaaattattatttcgttggaaaaattgtttttaattaggtatatatacttatttagCAATACGAGCGAatagtacaataatattttttttttcgtttttaccctttgggtacgaagccataaaaaataaatacgtaTACCTACTGACAGAGTAACAAatgaataataaacaattataatttataaaataatggcctAGGATagaccttcaccgagctggttaatggatgaaaagtattaaattatattcaatcacgtatgtcaacaaaattgcaaGTGGGTTGCCTTCAAAATTAAAGtccagaataaaaaaatatagaaaaaaaaatgttttttgaacATTTCGCTGGTTTGGTTAATAGACGAATTCTATACTACCTAATTGAAAGTATGGAGCCACAACTCTTGGGTAGACAGGTAAATCGATACTAGTACCGGTCTGGTGCATATTCTACGGGCTTCATACTCTCGATTGGTATGGAATTTGTCTATTAACCAAAccagaaaaatgtattttttattattttattctggACTGAATGTTTTTAGGCAACCTACTTGCAATTAATCATTTGACATACGTAATTGAATATAAAAGACTTTTCATCCattaaccagctcggtgaaggtcctTCTATAAAGGGATCCTAGGCCATAACGAATATTAGAGTTCACACAACATACTTTCTGCTGCAGTCGCTGCACTTCGTTGCGCACGTCGCGCCGCAGTTCCGCCAGCGCCGTGTCCTGCGCGGTCGGCGCGGGGGCCGCGGTGGGGGCGGTcggcgcgggggcgggggcgggggcgggggctgGGGCTGGGGCAGGCGCCGCGGTCggagcgggggcgggggcgggttTACGCTCCTCGCTCTCCTCGTCGATGGGTTCCCGCCGCGTCGTCGCACCGAGCACGCTGCTCGCCCTGCTGCGACCGAACGCAGCCTGTAACAGTATGCATATGCTGTAGTGTCATATTCGATTGTATCGATGTCGATCAGTGACCGCCGGGCCGTATGAGGCAGGTCACTCACTCCGAATGTCTAGTAttagataaaaaaattgaatccTACGACAATCTTTCTccaattattttcaaattttaagTTTACTAtatgtcgtttttttttttttaaatttattacataaagatTGTTACTTGTAAATTGTATTGGCTCCGGCAGTGTTTGTCGGCAAATAGTTGGAACATTGAATGTCAAATAATTAAGCGAAATTTGTTacttatactatattatatgtatattttaaagtcttatcGATTGTTGGCAAACCTtccaaaaataaagaaatattatagTCAGCTGCTGTTTGCGGTTCACGGGGTTTTTTGCCGAAgacatattttaaatgttacttTTTACTGTCATAAAACAATAAACACCTTCAATGTGAGCGCGGCGGCGCTCTCGGTGGGCGCGACGCCGAGCGCGCCGGCGGGCGGCTGGCGGTCGCGCGCGCTCAGTGAGCGGGTGaaggcggcgcgcggcgcctCGCCCGCGTCCAGAGACCCGCCCGACAGCAGGCGGCCCCACTTGCCGCGCGCCCCCGCCGCGCCCGGGCccgccgccccgccccccgcgtcCCCCtccgcccccgcgccgcccgcgcccgccgtgTCGCCACGCTCGGCgtcggcggcgggcgcggcggcggcgggggcgggcgcgCGCGACGGGGCGGCGGCGACGCTGCGCTCGCGGCGGAAGCGCGAGAAGATCTTGCGCACGAGGTGGTCCTGCGCCTGCTCCAGCTGCGGCTCGCGCTTGCGACGTTCCATCAGCTCGCGCTCGCGCCGCACGTCCGCCACCTGgacagattataatataatattatatatttttattttgtttttggaacAAAGAGTAGTTTACATTTTCTTaaacttatttacttaaaaacGAATAGTTCCATAAAACGTTTggtattgaaataaataaagaaatacccaaaaatattaaaagtgaaaaaaaggcGTTTTAACTCTTGGAATCTTTCGTATTTGGCTCGAACAACCGATTGATACGGAAAATACAAGTTAATTAAAAAAGACTCCGAAGTGTGGTGAAGGATTCTATGGTCAAGTTTAGTCCATTACGACACGTCTGACTTTAGGGTAAAATTGTTCGGTGTGCATCCGTACAAAAAGAGACTCAtgtaccctacgaataataaaaactaaggaagagttaAACTGTGTCAAAACAAATTGTCCGCGAGTCTGTAGACCGcgaatgtgacccgaatacatgctaagggggcgactaaccctaaagtgtcgattttataattcatttttatgcttgaaaataagcctcattttctataattagataccacattatatttccgagaattcgatctgagcaaaaacacaatatcttaaaattttctcgatagaaaaacaTCACATAGacgcatctaattttcacgatttttttatttattgccataatcgtgcattgaactaagttaatattttatatgtataaaattctatcattgagagatcgacctagcggatttttaaaatgttgcatatttatcgagttattgagaaaaaactaatttggcgatgaatccgcgtcgtttttttttcacctgacatgtgaaagacgggcgtgagtgtgaagagagaaggacgatgtttgatttttggggttagtcgccctcttaagtactttttgcatgtattcggtatacaattttttgtaaatatacaagttgtcacaaaactaagtgataatactttagggtgtgtatatgagTCTcatttatagagttcactgcaaaagtagcagcgctgaaataacaacttttttatctacttttgtatgcatacaaatcacaaaaaaatatttttctatcagCGCTGAACTTACACactgaactctatataaggcacatacacaccctaaattttatctcttagttttgttacaccccgtaGAAGCGACAAtgaatgtcaacggctttatttatttcgtaaatttgattgttagtgtttcgtagctattgtcataaTATGTTAGTGTGCGAAAatgaaccaaattcaaaacggtcgaagtatgggagttaggtttccttagttttttattttcatacctTTCCGTAGCTCATACCTTTCTGAATATGAGTCGATGCCGAAGGTTGTATGTGAGCGTGAGGTTGCGGGCGAAGCTGTTGGCGAAGGCCTGGTAGAAGTCCAGCACCTCGAGCAGGCGGTCGCGCTTGATGGTGTGCAGGTCGCAGTAGGTGAGCGCGCGCACGTTCGCCGCCGACTGCCCCACCGCCGCGTCCTTCCAGAACGAGTCGCCGAACACGTCGCCCTTGCCTGCGGAACGCGGGTGGTTAGTGCGGGGCGGTGCGGGGGAGGGGGCAGGGCGGGGCCCGGGGGGCGGGGCGACTCACCCAGGATGGCCACCACCTCGTCGTCCTGGATGACCTCGAGGCTGCCGGTGACGATGAAGCAGAGCGAGTCGATGCTCTCACCGGTGTGGTAGAGCAGGTCGCCGGGCGCGGAGTGCGACATGTGGAAGTGCATGGCGAGCGCGCGCAGGCAGCCGTCGGACGCGAGGCGGAAGGCGGGGTGCTCGTTGAACACCTTGCGGTTGAGGTGCACGCAGATGTCCGCCTTCATGTCCTTGGGACAGTAGTTCAGCACCTGCGCATACTCCACGTGTCGACGAAAGTTGCACTTTTTTCTGAAATCCAATCTAGTATTACGGAACCGAGAACGTGCCTTATCGGTGTCGAGCCCCTTGGTCATGGCCCACGTGGACACCACGTAGTCCATGACGCGCTCGCTCAGCGCCTTCGGCACCTCGTGCAGCTTCATGAACTCGCGCACGTTGTTCAGCATGTCGTGGTACTTGGCCGTGGCCGACGTCATCTGCTGGATGATCGTGGTCACGTGGCCGAATATCGTCGCGTACAGCAGCGCTAGAGAACACAGCACCGCCACTCACTATCTGCGCAACTCGGGGGATTAAACGGCACAGTTGACAGTACACGAGTGAGGTTACACACGAGGATACGACTGATGTAGAACAACACAGATGATCACCTGCCGgcctcactagtcactacccGCTCGGGTGTGTGACGCTGTCCTCGGACGACCGCGCGGGGTGGCGCCGCAGGCAGACTTCAGCCCTATAGAGCTATGTACGTCGTTGCAATCATTCGCACGTTCATAACCAAACCGTTACTAAACAAAAATGCAAAATTTTTACTCTGGACGTGACGCTGTGTCGGACGCACAAAATGCAAAAACACTCGTAGTAACCCTAATAGAGTCATAGTTATAaaattgaacgcctccgtggtctagtggtatagagcgcggctcttgactcggaggtcgtgggttcgattcccgcgttggaaacatgttatttccaagtttggttaggacaatgcaggctgatcacctgattgtctgacaagtaagatgattcatgcgacggatgggcatgtaaaaagtcggtcgtgcgcctgatctctcgccggtcgtgtcggtcttccgttccactgggttatgagagtaaaggaatagagagtgctcttgtatactgcgcacacactcggtcactataaaattactcctgcgtagctggcccggattcaatgaaaccggccaccgtcaccgaaaccggtgtgggagctattattgaTGTTTGTTAAATGTCTCTACTGTGTATTAAAAACGATTTACGTCTTAAGtcttaacacatttttataatgtttttttgtttCGTGACTTCCAAGAGctctactgttttttttttgtgttatgAAAGTTTGGTTAAGAATGTGcgattgttatttattatcagGATTCAGTGTCCTACGTTTCTATTGCAGGAGGCCACTCGGTTCCGGTCGAAGTGTCGGCCGACGTGAAGAGTATCGGCCGGCACTTGGCCGGCACCGCAACCTTCCGGCACCGTCCGACGCCCTCCTTCAGGAGTCACC
It encodes:
- the LOC121735063 gene encoding potassium voltage-gated channel protein eag-like, which encodes MPGGRRGLVAPQNTFLENIIRRSSSQPDSSFLLANAQIVDYPIVYCNETFCKMSGYNRAEVMQKSCRCAWMFGELTEKEAVERVDRALDHHLADHFEILLYKKNRTPLWLLVHVAPIRNERELVVLFLLTFRDITALKQPIDADDPKGGLSKFAKLARSVTRSRSVLVSALPALKEPARQSQLAHVMSLSGDVLPQYRQEAPKTPPHILLHYCAFKAIWDWIILCLTFYTAIMVPYNVAFKNKTSEDVSLLVIDSIVDVVFFIDIVLNFHTTFVGPGGEVVSDPKVIRKNYFKSWFLIDLLSCLPYDVFNAFDHDEDGIGSLFSALKVVRLLRLGRVVRKLDRYLEYGAAMLILLLCFYMLVAHWLACVWYSIGRSDADSGLQYSWLWKLANVTQTPYAYVWSNESDGPELVNGPSRKTMYVTALYFTMTCMTSVGFGNVAAETDNEKIFTICMMIVAALLYATIFGHVTTIIQQMTSATAKYHDMLNNVREFMKLHEVPKALSERVMDYVVSTWAMTKGLDTDKVLNYCPKDMKADICVHLNRKVFNEHPAFRLASDGCLRALAMHFHMSHSAPGDLLYHTGESIDSLCFIVTGSLEVIQDDEVVAILGKGDVFGDSFWKDAAVGQSAANVRALTYCDLHTIKRDRLLEVLDFYQAFANSFARNLTLTYNLRHRLIFRKVADVRRERELMERRKREPQLEQAQDHLVRKIFSRFRRERSVAAAPSRAPAPAAAAPAADAERGDTAGAGGAGAEGDAGGGAAGPGAAGARGKWGRLLSGGSLDAGEAPRAAFTRSLSARDRQPPAGALGVAPTESAAALTLKAAFGRSRASSVLGATTRREPIDEESEERKPAPAPAPTAAPAPAPAPAPAPAPAPTAPTAAPAPTAQDTALAELRRDVRNEVQRLQQKLGRVEELLTMLASRLGADPNDATPDTERSDRTDRSDRGERSDRTDRTDRGERPDRTDRSDRGERSDRTDRTDRGERSERTDRPERTDKSDRPERPDRIERLDRDGALARKRRTKARSKGAAPAVPTPPSPPGAGGAGAGGSPGSASARRRDFV